The nucleotide sequence caaccattgtccgctcatgcaattaaatgtaatttccattacaggttaaaacaaataggagaatgtaacaaacttcaggagcttgaagtaccattgtaatctttttttttttattttaactgaattttggagaagaagattgtcctcaactagatgcattggataatccatagtagaaaacaggagagctgacagagagctttttcttgcagcattcaattccattgccatcttctcctgagccccctgtgcctcgacagcaacagcagctgccatctcttccagagcctcctgtgtctggacagcagcgacagtgtcagctgccatctcttccagagcctcctgtgtctggacagcagcgacaatgtcagctgccatctcttccagagcctcctgtgtctggacagggagaaggaactctgtctcctgaagccccgtaaatcacctttcctttgctacataaacacaatcagacacatagaaacagtagctcagaggtgtgtgtgtgtgtgtgtgtttgcattaatgtgtgcgatacttacaataatccaacaggagccagcctcacctccaggtgtttggtcagcttccctgatggcacattgttgaactggagacaagaacagacacaaaataagagataagacaacctgcatcctctgtgtcatctgtccccttggtgtcagatagttaaaaccaccaccacacacatttatacctaacccagccttgtataatctctgtcctgatcttaatattgtcctcctgaacatgatgaaccaaagatgaataatatctgtaacctgtagttgctctgtggtgtttcccagaactctaaagcacagcactatcactgacaccactgattctttaaacaaccacagaagaaatcaatcatgcacagtttttacaatttaatgaaagaagaatttcttcgtgccaaacgggaggtttctaccaatgtaaacgtctctatactcagtcaggttcactactctgagtaatcatgaattacgacctcctccattaataagtatctttcttgatacaggtattgataaagttcctctgaatcgctctctaacctatagttagtacctaacctgtgtctggttgtgaggccctgcctggctgaactgggggcctgactgcaggaccagctctgtctcccatctagccctaatgtaatcagttgaagcactcgtacagtctctgaggtttttatataacacagataccaccttgatttttgacccattatatattcgcatttgtacatctatcactccgtttaatatttttgcgctccctatttcccttataatataatcccttagctgtagttatctaaaaaaaatcctaattttttaatccatacatttctctaaggtcctgaaaagacattatgtttccattctttagtattgtacacatggcagtgattcccttcctctcccagttcctgtatgtcaggtcactcaagtttggcttgaatctttcatcatatgcaatccagctcaacaatctcactttcttttccaatctatgccttttattgaaatcagcaaagatagtcagtgtgtgggaggttattggatctattgaaccttttagtagtttttatcaatgtaatgttgcccaaaagggattgcactggtttgttagccaccctcatctcaatctctttccatttggagttataatgcttgtcacaccacttgaccaagttgtgctgcctcataataatcctttaaatttgggagtgccatacccccccgattcttacccagttgtagcgtgctatattttattcttggttttttaccactccaaatgaaccgcgatatcattttgtcccaggttttaaatctttctaacggtatcttgacagtaagggattggaagaaatacaacagcctcaggaaaatgttcattttaataatgtcaatctttgaactgaactccagtgatatggtcgaccatctctcaatatcctcttaatttgtatatgaatctgatcacaatgaaaacatggctggatttatcttctgaagatggcttatctgttttgttagggttaccccaagatattttatgctttctgagttccatttccatttataagcatttgtaatttcttgggaaggggtataattaaaagccagaatctgtgttttattcacatttgttttatataatgagtagtctctgtatatacttatatacttaaatgtgttaggcttgtatcaggtctttctaaatatattattacatcgtctgcaaacagacttattacaagtttttgttttttaatatgtattccctttatttcctcacactgtcttaaagcctgcaaagaggagaggggacaggcaacatccttggcgtgttcccctctgtagctttatgctttttgttagactaccattaatttttattctagctatagcattctggtatattgtattgatgcatttaatggcttctttgttaaatccaaaacattctaatgttaaatatacaaatatccaatttacgccatcaaaagccttttcgccatcaagactcagcaatatagccttagtttccttcatttgtatcgagtttactatttgcaggttccttcttatgttatctaatgtttgtcgtcctgtagtaaatccagtttggtcctcgtcaattaattctgtcatgaaattctgatctctccttgctataatggatgtgtatatgttgtaatctacattgagcatagaaatgggtctgtaattgttacaatattctgcgtctttaccctccttggggattacagatatgattgcttcattacatgagtgtggcaatctaccttccttaagggcagtggcggttctacattgagttactccccgggcgaggggtgttatataaagtagagtaatgtgtatagtctttttccttcggatgcagttcacgccatacatcaaccagtccatgttccttcaaccacatgtttacaaatttagatatatgtgtcttatttctttttatacttgttgtgtctaccctatgatccattatcatattaaaatcaccagcacatatcactataccttcagattttaaggccatgactgggaataacgatttaaagaattgtttagtactctctggaggggcatatacattaattaatgtaaccatctcttcctctagtttccccttcactataatatattgtccttctgtatccttgatttcttttagacattcaaatttagttgagttttgtataagtattgccacacctcttttgttgctttgtttacaagtactgtaagaggtgtttctaaaaccaaatttcttcagcttttcatgctcttcctgggaaaggtgtgtttcctgcatgaagataacttgagccttaagttttctcattttcaaaatgatcttagtccttttaattggattatttaacccattaacatttaacgacactaacgatatgctgttcatttatagctttggaaaatggaattatactccatgatatatatatatatatatatattatataccatgagaacaaacaatagcccaaagaacattgagcaactcagcaataaaaaaaaaatcgaactaagaatacaacagtaggcacttgccccccacgtttcccccgtgggttgaggggaaattcagatgaaatatggggggccctccttagtgaggtccattcttgttatccagattctctcgagcatctgtctcattaattcaattcaattcaaatttttttatatagcgccaattcatattttacattatctcaaggcactttacatttaaaggtcaagaccttaaaacaatattaacgtagagaaacccaacagttcccacaatgagcaagcactgtggggaggaaaaactccctcattaacagggagaaacctctggcagaaccaggctcaatgtgggcggtcatctgcctcgaccggttggggtgaggaaagaaaagtaaggggggaggaaaggagagatgggtggaaagcgggggagagaagagagagataacaataacaatgtagtgatctacaacaggattatatatattaatgaattactgagttattgtaattaatgataacaatggtgatggtagttgttgttgtcctgcagtcccggtgccagagttatctgaaacgagagagagagaagagccagagggactatgggaggacaaagtgacactttgacatgatgacatgttaaaataaataaataaataaataaacaggtgtgggggggcagagagacagagagacagaggggagtgatgaagtgctcagtgcataatgggagttcccccagcagtctaaacctatagcagcacaactaagggatggttcaggactcacctgatccagccctaactataggctttgtcaaagagggaggtttttagttttactttaaatgctgggacagtgtctgcctcccgaacccagattgggagctggttccataggagaggagcctgatagctaaaagttctacctcctgctctactcttacagactcttggaaccactagagagcctgtgttttgggaatgaagtgatcattatagctcacacatacagcgtccgatcagtcctaacagtgaagactgaagacctatatacaatctcttagactatttgtcttcagtgtctaacatgtgttatctttcacttacttattcatttagatgcacttacatactttatttgtccattcctcggtatttcagtagtttatgttttgctcgtgttgcggtgtcctctttgtttcctacctgttgccatggccatgggccggtgtcccagtgtatcctcattctggccataggtgtctagaaacggattcctctctcttttaaaactttctcaattcccgcgtactcctttcttttctgaattatttccgtggcatagtcacattattggaaatagtattaattaggtgataagttgcaacatcatgtcccaattggagattagccatgctgcactgctgctgtgcctgtggaacaaagaagaaatgaacaattaagccacagtatcactaattccagctctgtccaacaatccatatataatagctccaaagactcctggaagagaaattgtcctaccctgaagagcagtcatccacaggaggaaaacacaaaaggtggccacctcacagccccagtggtgtgactactcttggagattctcccatcacagtgtcctctccatgcagtctctctgaatcttcatctgacgtggctggctggaggggtgcgtggaccagttcacatgtgagaacaaagcctttgcagggactggagaatatgctctgccttttgggtgaggataaatccatatttaggcgaaaaaaatggatgcgactaaagaggagatggagagcccatcatcagcagcgatcacttaaataacgttgacggttgtgctgtgctccacaaGGAGtcaaaaaatgttattattaatgactttgcctcacacagagcaccaaaaatgttgtgattatgtactttcccttgcgcggggtacgattatgtactttccttcatgcggggcaccattaaatggtgtgcttttgggcattcaataaatgtggctatcagagaaatattaaatattaatattaaaaatattaatattaaactgataaaggataaatcggggcaccacccttcaaaggaagggaaaagatagccaatttaaggaataagtcttactgactacaaatttggaactctgattaataattaaataaataactataaccaaaattaccacatcaatagctagcaaagtggaaggatatggagttcttggcagtgtagaggttggcaaaattcacacttatgcaacattaatgaagatggagttgtgagaccatgtggctgagatcacatgtatgtgttaagtttgtggaaatgagtgtgtgaggttaaagaaagtagttagatgcatgcaaagaaactgatcagtataacagaactaacattaactttcaaataacatattaccaaatatcaccacaacacaattcaaacttataaacatcacatgaaatagaaataggactaaacagtcctttgcttagcctagcgtaataatagagcccagttgtgttacccgtccatgaaaaagagggaaaggtcctttttggatgtgctgtttgaagtcgagtgaagtggtcttgttggtttgtgaagcaccctgggagactgagttctggaagctctcctttgtctccagagcaaaggagacatgcggtcaggcttttgactacacatgtaggcccaactatggttcacagataccaggtcccaacatgacattatggcttcattgaatgaaaatgtatttaacctatctcgatgtgcttcttcaggttggacggggagtttttgaatgccaatatttcagtctctctctgtaggcataacaggcacttaatctggtaggaagaatctttcactccaacgtacgaaaatatttcttgaaaatacggccggtgtaacaTTATCTTCATCACATTTATAACATACATTGCTAATGATtaaaataagtttaagacagatattacgaatcatcaaacgaatcaaacaatatactctatgtgtaacaatcagtatgtagtgtatgtataacttgtgtgaagaaatgataatctttttttttttttaaaggcagtctgacaagaatgaaatataatggtttaaaatcagagacaaatatcttttaaaaaatagtaaatggtttggacagatataatggtgtcaagagtaagaaaaactgtgtaaaagaaaaagagactcatcatggtacggtaggggctctccagagggaaagtcccagctccaaggccaaagcaacccaggtgtttggaggctttccagggggaaggtcgtaacaggtgtggctcttaaggatagataaagcggagcaacaccactgttagtcagagttcttctggtgcagctccggctcgctactgaatgctctcaggttttgttgttgacaataaaactctgctgcttttaagttgacttctactgcttttttatttgactgaatttttggacttttggaccacgagtggaacttagtttttcaccacaacacccagacaagcgggacttcttcttcttcgtgcttggcggttgacatgacaacgaatgtgttgtgtagtgtatatgaaaaaagaagctaacaggcaagctaattcagaggaacaaactttactctttcttattcaggtaccagtcacagtcactctcttcttcatggggtacatcgagtgacactgccacccactggcataatatatattgcaggcacacgtgtataccacaaaaagtttacggcattacgtcaccaactcaaatttcttctgattttaatttgtagtaatgagtaacgaagatggttaggagaaatgtattggagaaAAAGTACACATtgtacttaggaaatatagtggagtaaaagtgaaagttgtcagaaataaaaataacaaagtaaaggacagatatgtgaaatttctacttaagtagaaatgtaaagaagtatttgtacttcgttacattacaacactgggtaaggtcagctcaggtgctgttggatgggcgctgctgactacttccaacactgtggttttctcaaccccagagcgtggcggattctcttccagagtgaagtcttctttggtttctcagggagaacactggagagagacttctcctcagtgacatcatccttactctctccattgagctcccgaatggaaacatcagcttcatgacagtggcagaccacattgtaagaagctttgagcttcatcagctcttcttggagaaccttcttctcctggagctcagtgttgaacttctcctggttggtagtctgattttgacagacctcatgataagaatctctgagcttcatcagctcttcttggagaacgttcttttcctgcttctcctcctggagctcagtgtcgaacttctcctggttggtagtctgattcagacagacctcatgataagaagctctgagcttcatcagctcttcttgaagagcattattctcatcctgaagcagatcgctggtttgagtctccttgtccatggagtcaatcttttggctgtgagcttgcctttcctccatctctgtcaccacaagctcaaccctgctcaaatcccttttcaaaagggccaccttctccttcagagccacattgtcctcttccagagccttcaccttgttgctttgaacagccagtttgccattgtgggttttagagtgagctgtcattttctccttctccctcatcagaatctcatcgttctgtttgagcttctcttccagagccttcaccttgttgctctgtacagccagttcggccagtttaccattgtaggctttagagtgagctgtcattttctccttctccctcatcagaatctcatcgttctgtttgagcttctcttccagagccttcaccttgttgctctgtacagccagttcagccagtttgccattgtgggctttagagtgagctgtcattttctccttctccctcatcagaagctcatcattctgtttgagcttctcttccagagccttcaccttgttgctctgtgcagccagttcagccagtttggcattgtgggctttagagtgagctgtcattttctccttctccctcatcagaagctcatcgttctgtttgagcttcttttccagagccttcaccttgttgctctgtacagctagttcagccaggacaccaatgtgggctttaaagcaagctgtcattttctcctgctcccttatcagaagctcatcattcagtttgagtttctctttcagagccttaatctcagactgcattgttccacatgtctgaaaaatagaaacatggaattcattattaaaagttcactcaacacaacctgaacatacatttctaaaaaaaaataattcttaccaggatgtccattttggtaaagggggatt is from Paralichthys olivaceus isolate ysfri-2021 chromosome 5, ASM2471397v2, whole genome shotgun sequence and encodes:
- the LOC138407729 gene encoding golgin subfamily A member 6-like protein 22, with the protein product MDILTCGTMQSEIKALKEKLKLNDELLIREQEKMTACFKAHIGVLAELAVQSNKVKALEKKLKQNDELLMREKEKMTAHSKAHNAKLAELAAQSNKVKALEEKLKQNDELLMREKEKMTAHSKAHNGKLAELAVQSNKVKALEEKLKQNDEILMREKEKMTAHSKAYNGKLAELAVQSNKVKALEEKLKQNDEILMREKEKMTAHSKTHNGKLAVQSNKVKALEEDNVALKEKVALLKRDLSRVELVVTEMEERQAHSQKIDSMDKETQTSDLLQDENNALQEELMKLRASYHEVCLNQTTNQEKFDTELQEEKQEKNVLQEELMKLRDSYHEVCQNQTTNQEKFNTELQEKKVLQEELMKLKASYNVVCHCHEADVSIRELNGESKDDVTEEKSLSSVLPEKPKKTSLWKRIRHALGLRKPQCWK